The following DNA comes from Streptococcus canis.
CTTCGCTTGGTCGGCGCTATCTTGGTAGCCATTTCACTTGGGATTATGTTAGCTTTTGTCGTAGATGACAACATTCTCAAGGAGAATGCTCAACCTGTTCATTTTCATGATTATTCTCATGAAAGCTTGCCCAAGCGTATTTACCTAGCCTTGGTTCATGCCATTGATGAGTTTTTCGATACCGGCAGGTACTTGGTGTTTGGGACCTTGATTGCCTCTGCCATGCAAATTTATGTCCCAACCCGTGTGCTAACAACGATTGGGCATAGTCCCTTAACAGCTATTGTGATCATGATGCTCATGGCATTCATTCTATCATTATGTAGTGAAGCCGATGCCTTTATCGGAGCTTCCTTATTATCAACCTTTGGAGTGGCTCCTGTCCTTGCCTTCCTCTTGATTGGTCCTATGGTGGATATTAAAAACCTGATGATGATGTTAAAGGCTTTTAAAGGACGTTTCATTGTCCAATTTATCGGTGTATCCGTCATTATGATTACTGTTTATTGTTTACTTGTGGGGGTGCTCTAATGATTCGTTTTTTAATTTTAGCTGGCTATTTTGAATTAACCATGTACCTCCAATTATCTGGAAAATTGGATCAATACATCAATGTACGCTATTCTTACCTTGCTTATATTTCCATGGTTTTATCTT
Coding sequences within:
- a CDS encoding permease translates to MSLFSSLPPSVLQWFAIFLSIIIEALPFVLLGTILSGCIEVFVTPDLVQKYLPKQKFLRILFGTFVGFVFPSCECGIIPIINRFLEKRVPSYTAVPFLATAPIINPIVLFATYSAFGNSLRFLMLRLVGAILVAISLGIMLAFVVDDNILKENAQPVHFHDYSHESLPKRIYLALVHAIDEFFDTGRYLVFGTLIASAMQIYVPTRVLTTIGHSPLTAIVIMMLMAFILSLCSEADAFIGASLLSTFGVAPVLAFLLIGPMVDIKNLMMMLKAFKGRFIVQFIGVSVIMITVYCLLVGVL